The Anaerotignum faecicola genome includes the window CTTCAGTACTTTGGAGATGACGTGGATGCTTACCACGTGCAGTTCTGGGAGGACGCCATGAAGGAAGTCGAGGCGGGCCGGGCCGATTACGCGGTTCTTCCCATTGAGAATTCCTCGGCTGGAGCGGTCAGCGATAATTACGATCTGCTGATCAAGTACCATAATTATATCGTGGCGGAGACCTTCATTCCGGTCAGCCAC containing:
- a CDS encoding bifunctional chorismate mutase/prephenate dehydratase, with amino-acid sequence LQYFGDDVDAYHVQFWEDAMKEVEAGRADYAVLPIENSSAGAVSDNYDLLIKYHNYIVAETFIPVSHALLGLPDAELSDITTVFSHPQALMQSSRYLNSHREWTQYSVENTAASAKKVLNDGKKNQAA